The Methylocaldum marinum genome includes the window CGCCACTCGCTCGAGGCCTGCGCGTCCCAGCATTCTGATGTAGATGTAAGCGCGCAGGAGAACGCCGACATTGCCCGCGAACGTGACCAGATGCCCGATGCTCTGAGGCTGCTCGGATTCGGTGAGCATGCGATAGCGCGCCCCGTCCGCCACGATGACGGGCAGCGGCAGAAACGGCAGCAGCTTGTGATCCACGCCCACCGGGCCTGCGCCCGGCCCGCCGCCGCCGTGGGGCGTCGAGAAGGTCTTGTGCAGATTGAGATGAATGACGTCGAAACCCATATCGCCGGGGCGCACTTTGCCGGCAATGGCATTCAGATTGGCGCCATCGTAATAGAGCAGCCCGCCGGCCTTGTGGACGACGTCGGCAATGGCCTGAATGTGCTGGTCGAACACCCCCAGCGTCGAGGGATTGGTGAGCATGATGCCGGCCGTCTGCGGACCCACGGCCTGATCCAGCGCCGCGAGGTCCACGTTGCCGTCGGAATCGGTGGCGATTTCCCGTACCCGGAAACCGCCCATGGTGGCGGAAGCGGGATTGGTGCCGTGCGCGGCGTCCGGCACCAGCATCTCGGTCCGTGCGGAATCGCCTCGCGACAGGTGGTAAGCCCGGATCATGGCGACCCCGGCGAACTCGCCCTGAGCCCCCGCCGCACAGGCCAGCGAAACCCCGGCCATGCCGGTAATTTCCCGGAGCATCTCCTGGAGTTCGTACAAACAGGCCAAGGTTCCTTGTCCGGCCCGCTCCAGCCCGAGCGGATGCGTATCCAGAAATCCGGGCAAGCTCGCCAGGTCGTGGCACGCCTTGGGGTTGTACTTCATGGTGCAGGAGCCCAGCGGATAAAACTGGGTGTCGATGGCGTAGTTTTGCTGGGATAGGCGGGTGTAATGACGAACCGCATCCAGCTCGGAAACTTCCGGCAGGGCCGGAGGCGTGTTGCGCAACAAATGACCCGGAATAAGCGGCGATTCCGCGGTTTCCGGAAGCAACTGGGCAAGCGCGGCGCGCCCCGGGCGCGAACGATCGAAGATCAGCATGCTATCGGCTCCGCCTTTTTCAGTCATGACCAAGCAGCGAGGCTATTTCACACAGGTACGATTCGATATCCTCCCGGGTACGCGTCTCCGTTACGCAAACCAGAATCGCTTCGCCGAGTTCCGGGTACTCCCGCGTGAGTTCGTAACCGCCGAGAATTCCCCGTTCCGCCAGGCCGTCCATGATCTCCCGGGCAGGCCTCCGGGTGCGGATGACCGCCTCGTGGAAGAATGGCCCCGCGAATACCCGATCGACGCCCTCGATACCCGCCAGACCTTGCATCAGGCTCACCGTATTCCGATGCGACTGCAATGCCACCCGTCTTAATCCTTCCGGTCCGAGCAGCGCCATGTAAATCGTCGCGGCGGTGACCATCAGGCCCTGGTTGGTGCAGATATTGGAGGTCGCTCGGCCGCGACGGATGTGCTGCTCCCGCGCCTGCAGGGTGAGCGTGAAACCGGGCTTGCCGTCGACATCGACGGTTCGGCCTACCAGACGTCCCGGCAACTGGTGCAGGTGCGCCTTGCGGCAGCACATGAATCCGAAATACGGTCCGCCTCCGGACAGCGGAATGCCCAAAGGCTGCCCGTCACCGCAAGCGATATCGGCTCCCTCCCGCCCCCATTCGCCCGGCGGCTTGAGGACAGCCAGGGCCATGGGATTGACCAGCGCGATGGCGATGGCTCCGTTGGCGGCGGCCCAATCGGTCAGCTCGTCCACCGCTTCGAGTACGCCGAAGAAGTTGATCTGGGGTATCACGAGGGCGGCGACGTCCGTGCCCGAATGGGTTTCCAGGGCGGCCGGATCGATGCGCCCGGTCTCCAAGTCGTACGGCAACTCGATCAGTTCCAGCGCTTGGCTGCCGACGATGGTCTCGACCACCCGCCGGTAAAAA containing:
- the gcvPB gene encoding aminomethyl-transferring glycine dehydrogenase subunit GcvPB, which codes for MLIFDRSRPGRAALAQLLPETAESPLIPGHLLRNTPPALPEVSELDAVRHYTRLSQQNYAIDTQFYPLGSCTMKYNPKACHDLASLPGFLDTHPLGLERAGQGTLACLYELQEMLREITGMAGVSLACAAGAQGEFAGVAMIRAYHLSRGDSARTEMLVPDAAHGTNPASATMGGFRVREIATDSDGNVDLAALDQAVGPQTAGIMLTNPSTLGVFDQHIQAIADVVHKAGGLLYYDGANLNAIAGKVRPGDMGFDVIHLNLHKTFSTPHGGGGPGAGPVGVDHKLLPFLPLPVIVADGARYRMLTESEQPQSIGHLVTFAGNVGVLLRAYIYIRMLGRAGLERVAEFSTLNANYLLRKLVENGFEPAFPQRRAAHEFIITLKRLAKERHVTALDFAKRLLDYGVHAPTVYFPLLIPECFLIEPTETESKETLDAFIQVMAAILQEAETEPDRVKSAPHSLPVRRLDEVRAARHPDLAYRSE
- the gcvPA gene encoding aminomethyl-transferring glycine dehydrogenase subunit GcvPA, with product MPFIPHTEDDIREMLAALGTASIGVLFDEIPASLRCRPLDLPPALKEMEVARLMHARAGQNRPLLCFAGAGAYEHHVPAAVWAVAGRGEFYSAYTPYQAEASQGTLHVLYEYQSMMASLTALDVSNASLYDGATSLAEAVLMAVRTNRKSHSRRILMPKTVHPFYRRVVETIVGSQALELIELPYDLETGRIDPAALETHSGTDVAALVIPQINFFGVLEAVDELTDWAAANGAIAIALVNPMALAVLKPPGEWGREGADIACGDGQPLGIPLSGGGPYFGFMCCRKAHLHQLPGRLVGRTVDVDGKPGFTLTLQAREQHIRRGRATSNICTNQGLMVTAATIYMALLGPEGLRRVALQSHRNTVSLMQGLAGIEGVDRVFAGPFFHEAVIRTRRPAREIMDGLAERGILGGYELTREYPELGEAILVCVTETRTREDIESYLCEIASLLGHD